Proteins encoded in a region of the Capricornis sumatraensis isolate serow.1 chromosome 12, serow.2, whole genome shotgun sequence genome:
- the USP12 gene encoding ubiquitin carboxyl-terminal hydrolase 12, which produces MEILMTVSKLASICTMGANASALEKEIGPEQFPVNEHYFGLVNFGNTCYCNSVLQALYFCRPFREKVLAYKSQPRKKESLLTCLADLFHSIATQKKKVGVIPPKKFITRLRKENELFDNYMQQDAHEFLNYLLNTIADILQEERKQEKQNGRLPNGNIDSENNSTPDPTWVHEIFQGTLTNETRCLTCETISSKDEDFLDLSVDVEQNTSITHCLRGFSNTETLCSEYKYYCEECRSKQEAHKRMKVKKLPMILALHLKRFKYMDQLHRYTKLSYRVVFPLELRLFNTSGDATNPDRMYDLVAVVVHCGSGPNRGHYIAIVKSHDFWLLFDDDIVEKIDAQAIEEFYGLTSDISKNSESGYILFYQSRD; this is translated from the exons GGCGCCAATGCCTCGGCATTAGAGAAAGAGATTGGTCCAGAACAGTTTCCGGTCAACGAGCACTATTTTGGATTAGTCAAT ttTGGGAACACCTGCTACTGCAAttcagttcttcaggcactttactTCTGTCGTCCGTTTCGGGAAAAAGTTCTCGCCTACAAGAGTCAGCCCCGGAAGAAGGAGAGCCTTCTCACGTGCTTAGCAGACCTCTTCCACAGCATTGCCACCCAGAAGAAGAAGGTTGGAGTCATACCTCCTAAGAAGTTCATAACGAGATTGCGGAAAGAAAATG AGCTCTTTGACAACTACATGCAGCAAGATGCCCACGAATTCCTAAATTACCTACTAAATACCATTGCTGATATTTTACAAGAagagagaaagcaggaaaaacaaaatggtCGTCTGCCTAATGGTAACATTGACAGTGAAAATAACAGCACACCAGACCCAACATGGGTTCATGAGATCTTCCAGGGAACACTGACTAATGAAACCAGGTGTCTTACGTGTGAAACC ATAAGCAGCAAAGATGAAGATTTTTTAGACCTTTCTGTTGACGTGGAACAAAACACATCAATTACTCACTGCTTAAG GGGTTTTAGCAACACAGAAACTCTATGCAGTGAATACAAATATTACTGTGAAGAATGTCGCAGCAAACAGGAAGCACACAAACG gatgaaagtgaaaaagctgcccATGATTCTAGCTCTGCATCTGAAAAGATTTAAGTATATGGATCAGCTTCATCGATACACAAAACTTTCTTACCGGGTGGTTTTCCCTTTAGAACTTCGTCTGTTTAACACTTCAGGCGACGCGACCAATCCTGACAGAATGTACGACCTCGTGGCCGTCGTGGTGCACTGTGGAAG TGGTCCCAATCGAGGCCATTACATTGCAATAGTTAAGAGTCAtgatttttggttgttgtttgatGACGACATTGTAGAA AAAATAGATGCACAAGCTATTGAAGAATTCTACGGGTTAACATCAGATATCTCGAAGAACTCTGAGTCTGGCTACATCCTTTTCTATCAGTCCCGGGACTGA